One genomic region from Conexibacter woesei DSM 14684 encodes:
- a CDS encoding ABC transporter permease produces the protein MAPRAFGERLRGGLLGLWTTLVVAYLCVPVAIVVLFGFNDNRGRFNLTWQGFTLDHLLHPFSDPDLALALKNSLLIAAVTTAIAIVLGTWLALALVRHRFRGRTAAEFFVFLPMATPEVVMGASLLAMFLVVGVGTGFVTLVISHTMFCLSYVVVTVRARLEGLDRHIEEAARDLGAGQWAAFRRVTLPMIAPGVAAAAVLSAALSIDDYVITSFNAGQTQTFPLFIFGATRQGVPPEVNVLATLLLVAVLALVAVNVLVQRALARRDRGNADPIRGTA, from the coding sequence ATGGCCCCGCGCGCATTCGGCGAACGGCTCCGCGGCGGGCTGCTCGGCCTCTGGACGACGCTCGTCGTCGCATATCTGTGCGTCCCCGTCGCGATCGTCGTGCTGTTCGGCTTCAACGACAACAGGGGCCGCTTCAACCTGACGTGGCAGGGCTTCACGCTCGACCACCTGCTGCACCCGTTCAGCGATCCCGACCTCGCGCTCGCGCTGAAGAACTCGCTGCTGATCGCGGCGGTGACGACCGCGATCGCGATCGTGCTGGGGACGTGGCTGGCGCTCGCGCTCGTGCGCCACCGCTTCCGCGGCCGCACCGCCGCCGAGTTCTTCGTCTTCCTGCCGATGGCGACGCCCGAGGTCGTGATGGGCGCCTCGCTGCTGGCGATGTTCCTCGTCGTCGGCGTCGGCACCGGCTTCGTCACGCTCGTGATCTCGCACACGATGTTCTGCCTCTCCTACGTCGTCGTGACGGTGCGCGCACGGCTGGAAGGGCTCGACCGGCACATAGAGGAGGCGGCACGCGACCTCGGCGCCGGTCAATGGGCGGCGTTCCGCCGCGTCACGCTGCCGATGATCGCGCCGGGCGTCGCCGCCGCGGCGGTGCTGTCGGCCGCGCTCTCGATCGACGACTACGTCATCACCAGCTTCAACGCAGGACAGACCCAGACGTTCCCGCTGTTCATCTTCGGCGCGACGCGCCAGGGCGTGCCGCCCGAGGTCAACGTGCTCGCCACGCTGCTGCTCGTCGCGGTGCTCGCGCTGGTCGCGGTCAACGTGCTGGTCCAGCGTGCGCTCGCGCGCCGCGACCGCGGGAACGCCGATCCGATACGAGGTACCGCATGA